A single region of the Gracilibacillus caseinilyticus genome encodes:
- a CDS encoding DUF4435 domain-containing protein has product MNSSTPKLTIQDKLNTRFFGDNTPALIVEGKTDTMVYERLLINSQLDWKEIDIVIGLSKSNILKHHDQGLPFKYVALLDADYDYYFDQIIDDDNLIYTKFYNMENYLTTKNVLKRIIKDFNSVSSKHINEDDILNEAIEAIIPFILSCIAKIKYDLPISLEDQNIERWWHNSEKRITISNMHAYIDDELKKRDFEIDINWSELNEEYENLLETHSIDKFLNGKHKLDAIYKMFKKHFPDHMAHRGINPFKVDLIRHINSCTHANELLDSIDYRFQKILSVSL; this is encoded by the coding sequence ATGAATTCTAGTACACCTAAATTAACAATACAAGATAAATTAAATACCAGATTTTTTGGCGATAATACTCCTGCTCTGATAGTAGAGGGAAAAACGGATACTATGGTTTATGAACGGTTATTAATTAATAGTCAACTTGATTGGAAAGAAATCGATATAGTTATAGGGTTAAGTAAGTCTAACATTCTAAAACATCATGACCAGGGACTACCATTTAAGTATGTCGCTTTACTTGATGCAGATTATGATTATTATTTTGATCAAATTATAGACGATGATAATTTAATTTATACAAAATTTTACAATATGGAGAATTATTTAACTACTAAAAATGTATTAAAACGTATAATTAAGGATTTTAATTCGGTAAGTAGTAAGCATATTAATGAAGATGATATCTTGAATGAAGCTATTGAAGCAATTATCCCATTTATTCTATCTTGTATAGCAAAGATTAAATATGACTTGCCCATTTCCCTAGAAGATCAAAATATAGAAAGATGGTGGCATAATAGTGAAAAAAGAATAACCATTTCTAACATGCATGCTTATATAGATGATGAATTAAAGAAACGTGACTTCGAAATTGATATTAATTGGTCAGAGTTAAATGAAGAATATGAAAACTTACTCGAAACCCACTCAATAGATAAATTTTTAAATGGTAAACATAAATTAGACGCTATCTATAAAATGTTCAAAAAACATTTTCCAGACCATATGGCTCATAGAGGCATAAATCCATTTAAAGTTGATTTAATAAGACACATTAATAGTTGTACTCATGCAAACGAATTATTAGATAGTATTGACTATAGATTTCAGAAAATATTATCTGTATCACTTTAA
- a CDS encoding AAA family ATPase: MIYKLQINELNGEKDNNKNIRFYNDLTILVGDNGSGKTTCLDILNSILTNSYLKLFNHEFSSIILDTSNEVISISKTNAEILNVKISTSNDVFEFKVMNNRDESESPEPFVNFNSIYFPTFRRIETDFLELSNSLYRNSINQLHRHEEYVGKRYIEDLSIRLSEQNRIILGLTNKDINKLISKKWNEVIEFEKTKLNQLIKDFFLSLVDISMIDNGFPLTNNIEIDEINNGLENLFVTAGYIERDDISSLNMIKEYTNSIEWSKKTLETPNSNDNITEALKVMISYEKVEKLIQMYNEAHKEISKKKAQFDNLKMTLSKFLNKKVELEDGNLIFIKKGRILKYEDLSAGEKQLVALFVYTKLSADNESIVIIDEPELSLHIKWQRELIEALMDGENDKQFIISTHSPFIISNSHKHIYELGEVGEYSYEF; encoded by the coding sequence ATGATTTATAAATTACAGATTAATGAACTGAATGGAGAGAAAGATAATAACAAAAACATTAGATTTTATAATGATTTGACAATACTAGTTGGAGATAATGGTTCAGGAAAAACTACTTGCCTAGACATTTTAAATTCAATTTTAACAAATTCATACTTAAAATTATTTAATCATGAATTTAGTAGCATAATACTAGATACTAGCAATGAAGTTATTTCTATTTCAAAAACAAACGCAGAAATTTTGAATGTAAAGATTTCAACTTCAAATGACGTTTTCGAATTTAAGGTAATGAATAATAGAGATGAATCTGAATCTCCCGAGCCATTTGTTAACTTTAATTCTATTTACTTTCCAACGTTCAGAAGAATCGAAACAGATTTTTTAGAACTTAGTAATTCACTCTATAGAAATTCGATAAATCAATTACATAGACATGAAGAATATGTAGGCAAAAGATATATTGAAGATCTTTCGATTCGTTTATCTGAACAAAATAGAATTATATTAGGATTAACTAATAAAGATATTAATAAACTAATTTCGAAGAAGTGGAATGAAGTAATAGAGTTTGAAAAAACAAAATTAAATCAACTTATTAAAGACTTCTTTTTATCTTTAGTTGACATCTCTATGATAGATAATGGTTTTCCACTCACAAACAATATAGAAATCGACGAAATTAATAATGGTTTAGAAAATTTGTTTGTAACAGCTGGTTACATAGAAAGAGATGACATTAGCTCCTTAAACATGATTAAGGAATATACTAACTCAATTGAATGGTCCAAAAAAACTTTGGAAACTCCTAATTCAAATGATAATATAACAGAAGCATTAAAAGTAATGATTTCGTATGAGAAAGTTGAAAAACTTATCCAAATGTACAATGAGGCTCATAAAGAAATTAGTAAGAAAAAAGCTCAATTTGACAATTTAAAGATGACATTAAGTAAGTTCTTAAACAAAAAAGTAGAATTAGAGGATGGAAATCTAATCTTTATAAAAAAGGGGAGAATATTAAAATATGAAGATTTATCGGCAGGGGAAAAACAATTAGTTGCTTTATTCGTTTACACAAAATTATCTGCAGATAATGAATCTATAGTAATAATTGATGAGCCTGAATTATCACTTCATATTAAATGGCAAAGAGAATTAATAGAAGCTCTCATGGATGGTGAGAACGATAAGCAATTCATTATCTCTACTCACTCACCATTTATAATTTCAAATAGTCACAAACATATATATGAACTCGGAGAAGTAGGAGAGTATTCATATGAATTCTAG
- a CDS encoding ImmA/IrrE family metallo-endopeptidase encodes MSYIYKPFDLERWISKHYLKKGITKPSHMDIEEIAKSFDVQLGYREKRSYSFAYGNSKIISIDSKLTIEEQHEQFFHELCHILRHCGSQLIMPKAFRDLQEWDAKRFTRYAAIPLHMVQQFDLKSDFVIEEMSYKFNINSFIVKERLEGIYRNKRIG; translated from the coding sequence TTGTCCTACATATACAAACCATTCGACTTAGAAAGATGGATATCTAAGCATTATTTAAAGAAAGGGATTACTAAACCTTCACATATGGATATCGAAGAAATAGCTAAATCATTTGACGTACAATTAGGATATAGAGAAAAACGGTCTTACTCTTTTGCATATGGAAACAGCAAAATTATCAGCATTGATTCTAAATTGACCATTGAAGAACAGCATGAACAGTTTTTTCACGAACTCTGTCATATCCTTAGGCACTGTGGATCTCAATTAATCATGCCTAAAGCATTTCGAGATCTTCAAGAATGGGATGCTAAACGCTTTACTCGTTATGCTGCCATTCCGTTACATATGGTGCAGCAATTTGATTTAAAAAGTGATTTCGTAATAGAAGAAATGTCCTACAAATTTAACATTAATTCATTTATTGTTAAAGAGAGATTAGAGGGAATATATAGAAATAAAAGAATAGGATAA
- a CDS encoding restriction endonuclease, whose product MTKKDINNLKSLIGGSIVIIGLLLWNKLPMNFSAIYYLLGLFLGGAIVAEIICSFIPVKKTKRKTANKRTKKVKSKSVNNKDIPPNILRSKKEILTLPLEKISWREFEEICYLYYKAKGCRPRRTSEGADGGVDLIIYSKKDMAYEAVQIKHYINSGRQIDVRPIRELDSAKKNEGCPLGRFIASTTFTNPAMIEAGDRRIETNSIEWVRSTLDTWRRKEATRLKYE is encoded by the coding sequence TTGACAAAGAAAGATATAAACAATTTAAAAAGTTTAATAGGAGGATCAATAGTAATTATTGGTCTATTACTGTGGAACAAGCTCCCTATGAATTTTTCTGCTATCTATTACTTATTAGGGCTTTTTCTTGGGGGAGCCATTGTAGCTGAAATTATATGTTCATTCATTCCAGTTAAGAAAACTAAGAGAAAAACTGCTAATAAAAGGACTAAAAAAGTAAAATCTAAATCTGTTAATAATAAAGACATTCCCCCTAATATCTTGCGATCAAAAAAAGAAATACTAACTTTACCTTTAGAAAAAATATCATGGCGTGAATTTGAAGAAATATGCTACCTATACTATAAAGCAAAAGGATGTAGACCAAGACGTACAAGTGAAGGAGCAGATGGTGGAGTTGATTTAATTATTTATTCAAAGAAAGATATGGCCTATGAAGCAGTTCAAATAAAACATTACATAAACTCAGGAAGACAGATCGACGTAAGACCAATAAGGGAATTAGACTCAGCAAAAAAAAATGAAGGTTGTCCATTAGGAAGGTTTATTGCTTCTACTACTTTTACAAATCCAGCAATGATAGAAGCTGGTGATAGAAGGATTGAAACAAATAGTATTGAGTGGGTAAGAAGTACCCTTGATACATGGCGAAGAAAAGAAGCTACACGGTTAAAATACGAATAA
- a CDS encoding helix-turn-helix domain-containing protein, with translation MDEKILGKRIRKLRQDKKLTMKQLGEKFSLAESTISGYENGNRKPDMDLVIKLADFFEVSVDYLYGREEKQLDHDNLFFFDMEGLTEEEINDIKRHIDYVKWKAKQERGE, from the coding sequence TTGGATGAAAAAATCTTAGGAAAAAGAATTAGAAAGCTACGTCAAGACAAAAAACTAACGATGAAACAACTTGGAGAAAAGTTTTCTTTAGCTGAGTCAACGATTTCTGGATATGAGAACGGGAATAGAAAACCTGATATGGACTTGGTGATTAAATTAGCCGATTTCTTTGAAGTATCGGTGGATTATTTATATGGGAGAGAAGAAAAGCAATTAGATCATGATAACTTATTCTTTTTTGACATGGAAGGATTAACTGAAGAGGAAATCAATGATATAAAACGGCATATCGACTACGTAAAGTGGAAGGCTAAACAAGAAAGAGGAGAGTAA
- a CDS encoding helix-turn-helix domain-containing protein, whose translation MNSLKKARFNAGLSIEKAACLLEISAGYLSQIENGHRQVSSQRAEQIAKLYNLDKDQIFLPSRYAIRKVNTA comes from the coding sequence ATGAATTCTTTGAAAAAGGCTAGATTTAATGCTGGTCTTAGTATTGAAAAGGCAGCGTGTTTGTTAGAAATTTCAGCAGGATATTTATCACAAATAGAAAATGGTCACAGACAAGTAAGTTCTCAGAGAGCTGAACAAATTGCAAAGTTATACAATCTGGATAAGGATCAAATTTTTTTACCTAGTCGCTATGCAATTCGAAAAGTTAATACTGCATAA
- a CDS encoding phage/plasmid primase, P4 family, whose product MSLAVATVDETNLSQLFPSAEHSLKIIKLIGYSKINREQDYSVAKRPFMKKWQDLNLPGLTEKESNQWLHQKGWTGLVIPDGYDVIDIDDQQEGQAIYDALYAADFQFHAIKTVRGYQFFFKSTGKVRGQDAKVLMAGGFVGDYRLSGRGQIVLPSENTEGREWVHIANGDLDEMPIFFERLKKLSNDHARPFHLPVSEGSRNNTMYAHCCRLIEFGYSQKDVLYIVSFLNRYFFVPSIDQTEFANTLRSAFQFEPSGTNYQVTESIPPRQQSTHTVSDDDKPSFNLTEMGNAERLVYRNGQDLKYCVEFEEWLIWNGSTWKQDHKRKIERIAIKTFREMYGEIQDLNDTDERKNLWKWAQSTERSSVFLNSIARAQAMLPVSQEELNQDKYKLNCANGVIDLKTGELLSHDRDRLMTKNTHINYDPQAQCPNWLGFLQSIFKKDSGEIKFELIDFIQKSMGYALTGDTSEQVAFFLWGTGRNGKSTLINIVKDLLGDYSKQTNADTFTTKINEGGINNDIARLHGSRFVSAVESEDGQKLSEALIKQLTGGEPITARFLRKEFFEFMPEFKIFFTTNHKPIVKGDDEGIWRRIRLIPFDRTIPKKDVDKHLPEKLQAELPGILKWAVDGCIKWQKEGLGEPEEVKNATDEYKEEMDLLATFLDERCVINPEVKVQATILHKEYLEWAESVGEYPMKKRAFNNRLVMKGFPKRKSTGNKLYFFGIGLSSDFDEDII is encoded by the coding sequence TTGAGTTTAGCAGTTGCGACAGTAGATGAAACTAATTTATCACAACTATTCCCGTCAGCTGAACATTCATTAAAAATCATTAAGCTGATCGGTTATTCCAAAATAAATAGAGAACAAGATTACAGTGTAGCCAAACGACCATTTATGAAGAAGTGGCAAGACCTTAATCTTCCTGGATTAACGGAAAAAGAATCGAATCAATGGCTGCATCAAAAAGGTTGGACAGGCTTAGTCATCCCTGATGGCTATGATGTGATTGATATCGATGATCAGCAGGAAGGACAAGCTATATATGATGCACTATATGCAGCTGACTTCCAGTTTCATGCTATTAAAACAGTTAGAGGGTATCAATTCTTTTTTAAGTCTACTGGCAAAGTTAGAGGTCAAGATGCAAAGGTACTTATGGCAGGTGGTTTCGTTGGCGATTATCGACTATCAGGTAGGGGACAAATCGTATTGCCTAGTGAGAACACAGAAGGACGTGAATGGGTACATATTGCAAATGGTGATCTCGATGAAATGCCGATTTTCTTTGAAAGATTAAAGAAATTATCCAATGATCATGCACGACCTTTTCATTTACCAGTAAGCGAAGGATCTCGAAACAATACAATGTATGCCCACTGTTGCAGATTGATAGAGTTTGGTTACTCTCAGAAAGATGTTTTATACATTGTCAGTTTCTTAAATCGTTATTTTTTTGTTCCTAGCATAGATCAAACAGAATTTGCGAATACATTACGCAGTGCATTTCAATTTGAACCGTCTGGTACTAATTATCAAGTTACTGAATCAATACCACCACGACAGCAATCAACACATACAGTGAGTGATGATGATAAACCTAGCTTTAATTTAACGGAAATGGGTAATGCGGAACGTTTAGTTTACCGGAACGGACAGGATTTAAAGTATTGTGTGGAATTTGAGGAATGGCTGATATGGAACGGCTCAACGTGGAAGCAAGATCATAAACGAAAAATAGAACGAATCGCAATCAAAACGTTTCGTGAAATGTATGGGGAGATCCAAGACTTAAATGATACCGACGAACGTAAAAACCTTTGGAAATGGGCACAAAGCACAGAGAGAAGTTCCGTTTTTTTAAATAGTATAGCAAGGGCACAAGCAATGCTGCCAGTATCACAAGAGGAACTCAACCAAGATAAATATAAATTGAATTGTGCCAACGGTGTTATTGATTTAAAAACTGGCGAGTTATTAAGCCATGACAGAGATCGGTTAATGACTAAAAATACTCACATTAATTATGATCCACAGGCTCAATGTCCGAACTGGCTTGGTTTCTTACAGAGTATTTTCAAAAAAGACAGTGGTGAAATTAAATTCGAATTGATCGATTTCATTCAAAAGTCAATGGGTTATGCACTAACTGGAGATACAAGCGAACAAGTAGCGTTTTTCCTTTGGGGAACTGGTCGTAATGGTAAAAGTACATTGATCAATATAGTAAAAGACTTGTTAGGTGATTACAGCAAACAAACGAATGCAGATACATTCACCACGAAAATAAATGAAGGTGGAATTAACAATGATATTGCGAGATTGCATGGGTCACGCTTTGTATCAGCTGTTGAAAGTGAAGACGGCCAGAAGTTATCAGAGGCACTGATTAAACAGCTTACAGGTGGTGAACCAATCACAGCACGATTTCTTAGAAAAGAATTCTTTGAATTTATGCCAGAGTTTAAGATTTTCTTTACCACGAATCATAAGCCGATTGTTAAAGGTGATGATGAAGGCATATGGCGCAGAATTAGGTTGATTCCTTTTGATCGTACAATTCCAAAAAAAGACGTGGACAAGCACTTGCCAGAGAAATTACAAGCTGAATTGCCTGGTATTTTAAAGTGGGCAGTGGATGGCTGTATTAAATGGCAAAAGGAAGGCTTAGGAGAGCCGGAAGAAGTGAAGAACGCTACAGATGAATATAAAGAGGAAATGGATCTATTAGCAACCTTTTTAGATGAACGATGTGTGATTAATCCTGAAGTAAAGGTCCAGGCTACAATTTTGCACAAAGAATATTTAGAGTGGGCTGAATCAGTTGGAGAATACCCAATGAAGAAACGTGCCTTTAATAATCGTCTCGTAATGAAAGGTTTTCCTAAACGTAAATCTACTGGTAACAAATTGTACTTTTTTGGTATTGGTTTAAGTTCTGATTTTGATGAAGATATCATTTAA